A part of Ketobacter sp. MCCC 1A13808 genomic DNA contains:
- a CDS encoding CRTAC1 family protein, whose translation MFTRSVFLLGLCCSSTLVAAAPISFQDQSKAAGLDGYVESWGLTWTDINADRRPDLFIQGHRDYPQVYRNTGRGTFEDVANEYDPNQIWMKKTYEDKHAATSADVDNDGDQDMLIAVSGSGPAQLLMNRQESGGKYVEQASSANLDYDETARMAIWFDYNNDGLLDVHQISSGGSTLMKRSSWRFRYSLDDLNRCSGHGDYGQLTDVNNDGHLDYICGRQGVFPQQIYDYSRGYFSSFYRLNNRVPEVGNVIDSVTGDFNNDLKSDFILMRGALRGSGAARVSDHGIDGWMRGGSSTGFSFTAEGQVTFTVDHDPMGVETESKVVVLDTNGPTSASPGGVRISYSSRTGKWTVTRGSPDQAYVQARSESLISEPELIDIKSGEMPTPVFHLVNGDSGFSIDHTTGISRAKSCVSGVAADFDNDMDLDVYMACRQGVNNLANRYFDNQGDGTFVEVLSHGGEGPVGAGLEYGVAESVAVADYDVDGFMDVAATNGLLYYPVGSGGPYSLLRNKGNSNKWIEIDLEGVSSNRDGVGAMVYATAGGVTQLREQNGGYHRWSQNSQRIHFGLASNNTVDITIKWPSGEVDTHSNVPANALYQATEGGNISPVTLGPEEQTVVNPGDECGEPVYTKTYGPAITMWKDCGRSNEWRLRFYSGNHSAYPLASTGAIYGDDAFQYANGVSLAGDDILFINSGNALSFDIAVQNKVKSEKGINLYTGSQTTSCLDFTNQDIPNIIVGDSHKRIKAPFDLIKLSTCEPDSSGGGNNGGGNGGGGSISDSCYEPDYDSKTEQGVFIWNSCDGSDEWHLRVTGGGDSSGVSYTGHIQSDGGINYSGYSIEPSDVIDTSDPDALEYLLKVWNNAQDGIDFVATENACFSSTTNGLPVYLGRSRKALTNPVNLTTLEQCVGQVIPPQCGEPSYDNKSEPGLYVWQDCSADDANESWYIRAVAGGLNWAPYSGLLSASEFVVASGNQLETNDIVDSVPNDNEVDFTLYVGNGGVDGVDVQFPATSDTCLDILDLPFGSQVYVGENKQPVEGPFNLSDLGACQ comes from the coding sequence ATGTTTACTCGTTCTGTATTCTTATTGGGGCTTTGCTGTTCCAGCACACTGGTTGCGGCCGCACCCATCTCATTTCAGGATCAATCCAAAGCAGCCGGATTAGACGGTTATGTTGAATCTTGGGGTTTAACCTGGACCGACATAAACGCTGATCGCAGACCGGATCTATTTATTCAGGGCCACCGAGACTATCCCCAGGTTTACCGAAACACAGGTAGAGGGACCTTCGAAGATGTCGCTAATGAGTATGATCCAAACCAGATTTGGATGAAAAAGACCTACGAGGATAAGCACGCTGCCACCAGCGCCGATGTTGATAATGATGGTGACCAGGATATGCTGATCGCGGTCAGCGGCTCAGGTCCGGCGCAATTACTGATGAATCGGCAAGAGTCCGGTGGTAAGTATGTGGAACAGGCCAGCTCAGCGAATCTGGATTACGACGAGACGGCGCGTATGGCAATCTGGTTCGATTATAACAACGACGGCTTGCTTGATGTTCACCAAATAAGCAGCGGGGGATCCACATTAATGAAGCGCAGCTCATGGCGCTTTCGCTATTCCCTGGACGACTTAAACCGCTGCTCCGGACACGGTGATTACGGGCAGCTGACAGACGTTAACAATGACGGCCACCTCGACTATATCTGCGGTCGCCAGGGTGTTTTTCCTCAACAGATCTACGATTATTCCCGAGGTTATTTCTCGAGTTTTTATCGACTCAATAACCGGGTACCGGAAGTCGGCAACGTCATCGACTCGGTGACCGGCGATTTCAATAACGACCTGAAATCCGACTTCATTCTGATGCGGGGGGCTCTGCGGGGTTCGGGCGCAGCCAGGGTGAGTGACCACGGCATTGATGGCTGGATGCGAGGGGGATCTTCTACCGGATTCAGTTTTACCGCCGAAGGACAGGTCACGTTCACTGTCGACCATGACCCGATGGGCGTTGAAACCGAGTCGAAGGTGGTAGTGCTCGACACCAACGGACCCACCAGCGCATCGCCAGGGGGGGTCAGAATTTCCTATTCATCGCGTACCGGCAAATGGACAGTGACCCGAGGTTCTCCGGATCAGGCCTATGTGCAGGCGCGTAGCGAGAGCCTGATTAGTGAGCCTGAACTGATCGATATAAAAAGCGGAGAAATGCCCACCCCGGTGTTCCACCTGGTTAACGGGGATTCCGGCTTTTCTATTGATCACACCACCGGTATCAGTCGCGCAAAAAGCTGTGTCAGCGGTGTGGCGGCGGATTTCGATAACGATATGGATCTGGATGTTTACATGGCCTGCCGACAGGGGGTGAACAACCTTGCTAACCGCTACTTCGATAACCAAGGTGACGGTACCTTTGTCGAAGTGTTGTCTCACGGTGGAGAAGGGCCTGTGGGTGCGGGTCTGGAATATGGCGTTGCGGAAAGTGTCGCGGTCGCAGACTACGACGTCGATGGGTTTATGGATGTGGCGGCAACCAACGGCCTTCTTTATTACCCAGTGGGTAGCGGCGGACCTTATAGTCTTTTGAGAAATAAGGGTAACAGCAACAAATGGATTGAAATTGATTTAGAGGGTGTCTCCTCTAACCGGGACGGTGTCGGGGCTATGGTTTATGCTACCGCCGGCGGGGTCACACAACTGCGTGAACAGAACGGTGGCTATCATCGCTGGTCGCAAAATTCACAACGAATCCATTTCGGATTGGCTTCCAATAACACGGTCGATATCACCATCAAATGGCCATCAGGTGAAGTAGATACCCATTCCAATGTACCCGCAAATGCACTCTATCAAGCCACTGAGGGCGGCAACATTTCACCTGTAACACTCGGGCCCGAGGAACAAACAGTGGTAAATCCAGGCGACGAGTGCGGTGAACCTGTCTATACCAAAACCTATGGACCCGCCATCACAATGTGGAAAGACTGTGGCCGCAGCAATGAGTGGCGATTACGTTTTTACAGTGGCAATCACAGTGCATACCCACTCGCCTCCACCGGTGCCATCTACGGTGATGATGCTTTCCAATACGCCAATGGTGTATCGCTCGCTGGCGACGACATTTTGTTTATCAATTCCGGAAATGCGCTTAGTTTTGATATCGCAGTTCAGAATAAAGTCAAAAGTGAAAAAGGGATAAACCTGTATACGGGCAGCCAAACCACATCCTGTCTTGATTTCACCAACCAGGATATCCCCAACATCATTGTCGGTGACAGCCATAAACGCATAAAAGCGCCTTTCGATTTAATTAAGCTTTCAACCTGCGAGCCGGATTCCAGTGGCGGTGGGAACAATGGTGGCGGCAATGGCGGCGGCGGTTCTATTTCCGATTCCTGCTACGAGCCGGACTATGACAGTAAAACGGAACAAGGCGTCTTTATTTGGAACTCCTGTGATGGCAGTGACGAATGGCACTTGCGTGTCACCGGTGGCGGCGATTCCTCGGGCGTCAGCTATACCGGCCACATACAATCGGATGGCGGGATTAATTATTCCGGCTACAGCATCGAACCCAGCGATGTGATCGATACAAGTGATCCTGACGCCTTGGAGTATCTGCTCAAAGTATGGAATAACGCACAGGATGGTATTGACTTCGTAGCAACCGAAAATGCCTGTTTCAGCTCAACCACTAACGGCTTACCGGTTTATTTGGGGCGGTCACGCAAGGCGTTAACCAACCCGGTTAATCTTACTACCCTGGAACAGTGCGTCGGGCAGGTTATTCCGCCCCAATGTGGCGAACCGTCCTATGATAATAAATCGGAACCCGGCTTATACGTGTGGCAGGATTGTTCTGCAGACGATGCAAATGAAAGCTGGTATATCCGTGCGGTCGCTGGCGGACTCAACTGGGCACCGTATAGCGGATTACTAAGCGCCAGTGAGTTTGTGGTGGCATCAGGAAATCAGCTTGAAACCAACGATATCGTGGATTCGGTGCCCAATGATAACGAGGTCGATTTCACCCTGTATGTGGGTAATGGCGGCGTTGACGGAGTTGATGTCCAATTCCCCGCAACAAGCGATACCTGTCTCGACATTCTGGACTTGCCCTTTGGTTCACAAGTTTATGTGGGTGAAAACAAGCAACCTGTCGAAGGCCCGTTCAATTTAAGCGATCTGGGAGCGTGTCAGTAA
- a CDS encoding sulfotransferase domain-containing protein, which translates to MPKPTFIGIGAQKCASTWIYDILKDHPDVALSELKEVDFFSYKYDHGLQWYENNFSEAGTQSVIGEISPSYFHEPAVPARVYRHYPDIKLIVSLRDPIKRAVSNHMHEVRIGHLSGEDISFENGLANNPTYIEQGLYATHLERWMSVFPRENILILLFEDVIANREAAAKKIYQFLALDDQHRSVALDTRSNPSYVNRYKGLEKLRKGLRKTVKSLGLDFLWRYLAKMGLSKLYSGVNKVSAAKAVPPPKEATIQNLAVEFDTEITQLESILSRELSMWR; encoded by the coding sequence ATGCCAAAGCCAACTTTTATCGGTATCGGGGCGCAAAAATGCGCCTCTACCTGGATCTATGACATTCTGAAGGACCACCCCGATGTTGCCTTAAGTGAACTGAAAGAGGTGGATTTTTTTTCATACAAGTACGATCATGGCCTGCAATGGTATGAGAACAATTTTTCTGAAGCCGGCACGCAGTCCGTTATTGGTGAAATCTCTCCATCCTATTTTCATGAGCCCGCCGTTCCTGCCCGGGTTTATCGCCATTACCCGGATATAAAGCTGATTGTTTCCCTGAGAGACCCTATAAAACGGGCGGTGTCGAATCACATGCATGAAGTGCGTATCGGGCATCTTAGCGGTGAAGATATCAGCTTTGAAAATGGATTGGCCAACAATCCTACTTATATTGAGCAGGGACTCTATGCGACCCATTTAGAGCGCTGGATGAGTGTATTTCCGCGCGAGAATATATTGATCCTGTTATTCGAAGACGTTATTGCTAACCGCGAAGCCGCGGCGAAAAAGATTTATCAATTTCTGGCTTTGGATGATCAGCACCGTTCGGTGGCTCTGGACACCCGCTCTAATCCAAGCTATGTAAATCGCTATAAGGGGTTGGAAAAACTGAGGAAAGGTTTGCGCAAAACAGTCAAATCTTTAGGCCTGGATTTTCTCTGGAGGTATCTGGCCAAGATGGGTCTGAGCAAGCTGTACAGTGGTGTTAATAAAGTTTCTGCTGCTAAGGCAGTGCCGCCCCCGAAAGAGGCTACGATCCAGAATCTCGCGGTCGAGTTCGACACTGAAATTACGCAGCTTGAATCGATTTTATCCCGGGAGCTCAGCATGTGGCGCTAA
- a CDS encoding DUF1972 domain-containing protein — protein sequence MSKKKRLFIHGIRGIPACHGGFESFTEKLAPYLVDRDWDVTVYCQELGKGKWYSDEWNGVKLIHVPVSRDGAFGSIIFDWLTIKDALKKQGMNLTLGYNTAIFSILFRLKGKINLFNMDGVEWKRQKWSLLSRVWFFINECLGSWLGNHLIADHPEISKHLQSRVSEKKITVIPYCSDRINDADERILEKFNLKKYGFCLLVARPEPENSIFEIVKAYSSEPRANPLVVLGNFDPKSNAYHKKVMDIASDDVQFVGAIYDEAIVNAFRFFTRLYIHGHQVGGTNPSLVETLGAGSPVLAHDNRFNRWVAGQKAEFFKDEDECKAVIKRVDTDDAYIEKMRSNSYQRHGQEFLFNDVLSSYDELLTYWHEKSEEEVVQFSE from the coding sequence TACTGAGAAGCTCGCGCCTTACTTGGTTGATCGGGATTGGGACGTGACTGTTTATTGTCAGGAATTGGGCAAGGGCAAGTGGTATTCGGACGAGTGGAATGGGGTTAAACTCATTCACGTGCCTGTGTCCCGCGACGGAGCGTTTGGCTCGATCATTTTTGACTGGCTCACGATCAAAGATGCGTTAAAAAAACAGGGTATGAATTTGACGCTTGGTTATAACACCGCCATTTTTTCAATCCTGTTCCGGTTGAAGGGGAAAATTAACCTCTTCAATATGGATGGGGTGGAATGGAAACGCCAAAAATGGTCTTTGCTGAGCCGAGTCTGGTTCTTTATCAACGAGTGCTTGGGGAGTTGGTTGGGGAATCACCTTATTGCTGATCACCCGGAAATAAGCAAGCATCTGCAATCCAGAGTCAGCGAAAAAAAGATTACCGTTATTCCCTATTGCTCGGACCGCATCAACGATGCGGATGAGCGCATTCTTGAGAAATTTAATCTAAAGAAGTATGGATTCTGCCTGTTAGTTGCACGCCCCGAACCTGAAAATTCCATATTCGAGATCGTTAAAGCGTATTCTTCCGAACCGCGAGCCAATCCGCTAGTCGTGCTTGGAAATTTTGATCCTAAAAGCAATGCCTATCATAAAAAGGTCATGGATATTGCAAGCGACGACGTGCAGTTTGTCGGCGCCATTTATGATGAAGCGATTGTGAATGCGTTCCGCTTTTTTACACGACTTTATATTCACGGTCACCAGGTAGGTGGTACCAATCCGTCTTTGGTGGAAACGTTGGGCGCCGGGTCACCGGTGCTTGCGCACGATAATCGTTTTAATCGTTGGGTTGCAGGCCAAAAAGCAGAGTTTTTTAAAGACGAAGATGAGTGCAAAGCGGTGATCAAACGCGTCGATACTGATGACGCTTATATAGAAAAAATGCGCAGTAACAGCTATCAGAGGCATGGGCAAGAGTTCTTATTCAACGATGTCCTGTCCTCTTATGATGAGCTGTTAACCTATTGGCATGAGAAATCCGAGGAGGAGGTTGTTCAGTTTTCAGAATAA
- a CDS encoding outer membrane beta-barrel protein, which produces MGFDINVGAVINSGKWLGISTLTIACMQQGLAAGLGNLDLTPSVAVEHAYIDNLYYQPQSQVDSWKTTVAPALEVSGDLRSFSASVTVSGEKGVYSDSSDDDYLDTSLLFKSNYELNHSNTIQLQVSRDAGHEDRGAGLSDGPVAFLVDSPIEYDESALVAKYIIGSESSRGKLVFRGSFLEKEYTNFERLTDKHSYETVFGGTSFYLRVGKGIRLLIDGQAGSTDYINDPDAVEGLEDSFDRQFKKLQLGATWDLTSKTQGTIKAGYRSIDFKDHDRKDFNGPSWELNAIWKPYTYTRFQLTSLQEDRESTGEGSFVNFRETRAEWSMDWTVRMTSRLFIGLGHKSFEDSVPNREDDLTGAGMSIEYELRRWLDLGFRAEHSAVDSTIDVYNFERNQFTVYVNASI; this is translated from the coding sequence ATGGGATTCGACATTAACGTAGGCGCAGTGATCAATTCAGGTAAATGGTTAGGCATATCCACTCTCACGATTGCTTGCATGCAACAGGGTCTGGCCGCTGGTTTGGGTAACCTCGACCTCACCCCGTCGGTTGCCGTCGAACACGCCTATATTGATAACCTGTACTATCAGCCGCAAAGCCAGGTCGATAGCTGGAAGACGACCGTTGCCCCCGCGCTGGAAGTGAGCGGTGACCTGAGGTCTTTTTCGGCGTCGGTAACCGTATCCGGCGAGAAAGGCGTTTATTCCGATAGTTCAGATGATGACTATCTCGACACCTCCCTGCTGTTTAAAAGCAACTATGAGCTGAATCACAGCAATACCATTCAGCTTCAGGTGTCCCGTGACGCCGGACACGAAGATCGGGGAGCCGGTTTGAGTGATGGACCAGTCGCTTTTCTGGTGGATAGCCCAATAGAGTACGACGAGTCAGCGTTGGTCGCTAAATACATTATTGGTTCTGAGTCCTCACGGGGCAAACTGGTATTCAGGGGTTCCTTTCTCGAAAAGGAATACACCAACTTCGAACGTTTAACTGATAAGCACAGTTACGAGACCGTCTTCGGCGGTACTAGCTTTTATCTTAGAGTGGGTAAAGGCATCCGCTTGCTGATCGATGGGCAAGCGGGTTCAACCGATTATATAAATGATCCGGATGCAGTCGAAGGCCTAGAAGATTCGTTTGACCGGCAGTTTAAAAAATTGCAACTCGGGGCTACCTGGGACCTGACGTCAAAAACCCAGGGCACGATTAAAGCAGGCTACCGATCTATCGATTTTAAGGATCATGATCGAAAGGATTTCAATGGTCCGAGCTGGGAGCTGAACGCGATATGGAAGCCATACACCTACACCCGTTTTCAATTAACCAGTTTGCAAGAAGACAGGGAATCCACCGGCGAGGGCAGCTTTGTTAATTTTCGGGAAACCCGGGCAGAATGGAGCATGGACTGGACTGTCAGAATGACCTCCCGGCTTTTTATCGGCCTGGGACATAAAAGTTTCGAGGACAGTGTTCCCAATCGGGAAGATGACCTTACCGGTGCAGGCATGAGCATCGAATATGAATTACGTCGCTGGCTTGACCTGGGCTTCAGAGCTGAGCACAGTGCCGTTGACTCCACAATTGACGTGTATAATTTTGAGCGTAACCAATTTACCGTCTACGTTAACGCTTCCATCTAA
- a CDS encoding glycosyltransferase family 4 protein has translation MVEKKIDEKGHDLNYLFLLREPFPPFRPDTVILFADELKRRGHHIDWMFQSKEPIPASYHTTWDGGKAWVTATDRRSGMFGKIQKHLLGLWMDLTIITRAKTRKYDFIQVRDRFFGALTGLVAARLSGCKFYFWLSFPFPEMYAYRIEDGESDFPVLDRFRSVALKVILYKIIMPSADFVFVQSDQMKKDVVANGVDANKILPVPMGISLAKLTEWSKLQLEPVKEDSPVVLYLGTLVRDRKLDFLIRVHGYVMEQVPNAKLYLVGGGQCKEDEQLLLDEATRLGILDSIVFTGFLPMEQAWQFLSRANVCVSPFYPTPILNSTSPTKLVEYMAFGKPVVANNHPDQIQVIENSQAGYCVSWDEKEFADAIIAILNNPEEAGKMGERGRRYVEKNRAYHSIAEQLDEVYRGLCQ, from the coding sequence GTGGTAGAAAAAAAGATAGATGAGAAGGGGCATGATCTGAATTACCTGTTTCTTCTTAGAGAGCCTTTCCCTCCGTTCCGCCCCGATACTGTCATTCTATTTGCCGATGAACTGAAACGCAGGGGTCACCATATTGATTGGATGTTTCAGTCTAAAGAACCTATTCCGGCCTCCTATCATACCACCTGGGATGGCGGAAAAGCCTGGGTTACCGCCACCGACAGGCGCTCAGGCATGTTCGGGAAAATTCAAAAACATCTGCTTGGTTTGTGGATGGATCTTACGATTATTACCAGGGCAAAAACGCGAAAATACGATTTCATTCAGGTGAGGGATCGATTTTTTGGTGCGCTCACGGGGCTGGTCGCGGCCAGGCTGTCTGGTTGTAAGTTTTACTTTTGGTTGTCATTTCCTTTTCCTGAAATGTATGCCTATCGTATTGAAGATGGTGAATCCGATTTTCCGGTGCTTGACCGCTTTCGCAGTGTCGCGTTGAAAGTGATTCTTTATAAAATAATTATGCCCTCTGCTGATTTTGTTTTCGTGCAAAGTGACCAGATGAAAAAAGACGTGGTCGCCAACGGTGTTGACGCCAACAAGATATTGCCGGTCCCTATGGGAATCTCCCTGGCCAAACTGACAGAATGGTCCAAGTTACAACTGGAGCCGGTGAAAGAAGACAGCCCGGTAGTGCTTTATTTAGGAACGTTGGTACGGGATCGTAAGCTGGATTTTTTAATCCGGGTTCATGGTTATGTAATGGAACAGGTTCCCAACGCCAAGTTGTATCTTGTTGGTGGAGGGCAGTGCAAAGAAGATGAGCAACTGTTGTTGGACGAAGCAACCAGGCTTGGCATTCTGGATTCGATTGTATTTACAGGGTTTTTGCCGATGGAGCAGGCTTGGCAATTCCTCAGCCGGGCGAATGTCTGCGTGTCGCCTTTTTATCCGACCCCTATTCTGAACTCAACTTCGCCGACCAAGCTGGTGGAGTATATGGCGTTCGGAAAGCCGGTTGTGGCAAATAATCACCCGGACCAAATTCAAGTTATAGAAAACAGTCAGGCGGGCTATTGTGTCTCCTGGGATGAAAAAGAATTTGCAGACGCCATCATTGCCATTCTGAACAATCCAGAAGAGGCCGGGAAGATGGGAGAAAGAGGGCGACGCTACGTTGAGAAAAATCGCGCTTACCACTCGATTGCTGAACAGCTTGACGAAGTCTACAGGGGCCTATGCCAGTAG
- a CDS encoding sulfatase-like hydrolase/transferase: MNHIVGLARMAVGRNLVYSLLVLAFFSGSSYADIVCGEPNWDRNSDSGTFLWRTCDTGEWQVRMVAAGQTGAQTYAGRVRAVQPFSNLVPISIESNDVFTAPSGATLDFALRVGSPWYDGFIFNTANGAGACFELEPGTPSGSTVLVGPDRTPVTAPFDTVSLEPCAPALSACGKPDTDISDQGIFLWQACGGSGKWNVTALAPESGGPATYTGSLTTTGSLDDVSGSSLENGDILDTSNPQLVSFRMKTVSPWYDGFTFSVDAADSTCFDIASPAGAPLFIGAYKTAVEYPLELNTLASCGAVQAMIDNVTISEGDDVAIFTVSLSAAASDTVTVDYKTAGDTATPGADFVQTSGTLVFQAGELSRLIEVPLIQDSEAEGSETFSVVLSNPVGVALSDATAIGTINDDEISACGKPSFDSATTEALFVWQDCDSGEWSMQVTGGGNSKGATYLGWVETDQQLTNLSEYSFESSDTLELNAAATRLQYQLKVWNKALDGFSFEVDHRASACFSSLASSSGAGATVYLGAAQYPVTTPFDLNTLGKCQSNGDVNKPNFIVILTDDQRFDTLWAMPILQEKVQSKGTTFERAYVSTPLCCPSRGAFFTGFYPYNTGVLGNPGDNGGAALFQDGNTLAVAMQEGGYRTQFVGKYLNGYAPKYVPPGWSSWTANNRGPAGDDWNSFDVTRGSSGSSSSVGQSVHIEQYVTNFHRDEVLSFLGQVGQDPFFIVLAPYAPHAPATPDAPDTALFSDYVYRGRSYHESDLSDKPYWVANPNAFSVLKNPDDEFHRDMLRSLQSVDRSIGDIHDMLAQLGKLDNTVIIFTSDNGFLWGEHSITEKGNAYEESLLVPLVMAGPGIPVTTDSEHLVSPDLDVAATVIDMAGIDRPQADGLSLTPLFGQGNVDWRDVLVHQSWGRHPGAYGVWSAISNGRWKFIDNPNGVTDELYDLQNDPFEEENQIKNSAHSAIKNSLAQMLAENRGVSTTVFDAPGGKVGERYSFTLSAWGGTPPYKWSIYNGRLPAGLSLSQSGVISGIPTEAGSKTFKLKVVSQATATQSGTIQRHVEDFTIVIDP; the protein is encoded by the coding sequence GTGAATCATATCGTTGGGTTGGCACGAATGGCAGTGGGCAGGAACCTCGTTTATTCCTTATTGGTTTTAGCCTTTTTTTCTGGTTCATCCTATGCGGACATCGTTTGTGGTGAGCCGAATTGGGACCGGAATTCCGATTCAGGCACTTTTCTGTGGCGCACCTGTGATACCGGGGAGTGGCAGGTGCGGATGGTCGCTGCCGGGCAGACCGGTGCGCAAACCTACGCGGGCCGGGTGCGCGCTGTACAGCCATTTAGCAATCTGGTACCGATCAGTATCGAATCTAACGACGTGTTTACAGCGCCTTCCGGCGCTACGCTGGATTTCGCCTTACGCGTAGGTAGTCCTTGGTACGACGGATTCATTTTTAATACGGCGAATGGCGCAGGTGCGTGTTTCGAACTCGAGCCGGGTACCCCCTCAGGCAGCACTGTATTGGTTGGGCCGGATAGAACGCCGGTTACCGCCCCGTTCGATACCGTGTCTCTGGAGCCATGCGCGCCTGCGCTTTCCGCCTGCGGGAAGCCGGACACCGATATAAGCGATCAGGGCATTTTCCTGTGGCAGGCGTGTGGCGGAAGTGGCAAATGGAATGTGACCGCGTTAGCCCCCGAATCAGGGGGTCCGGCCACCTACACCGGGTCTCTGACCACTACCGGCTCACTTGACGATGTGTCAGGCAGCAGCCTTGAAAACGGCGATATTCTCGACACCAGTAATCCACAGCTGGTCAGCTTCCGTATGAAAACGGTCTCCCCCTGGTATGATGGCTTTACATTCTCGGTTGATGCTGCGGACAGCACCTGTTTTGATATCGCTTCCCCTGCTGGGGCGCCATTATTCATAGGCGCTTATAAAACGGCGGTGGAATACCCGCTGGAGCTAAACACCCTGGCCAGCTGCGGGGCGGTTCAGGCGATGATCGATAACGTGACGATCAGCGAAGGCGATGATGTGGCGATCTTCACGGTCTCTTTGTCCGCAGCAGCGTCAGACACCGTTACCGTTGATTATAAGACCGCCGGAGACACGGCGACGCCAGGCGCCGATTTCGTTCAGACCAGCGGCACACTGGTTTTTCAGGCGGGTGAGCTTAGCCGTTTGATTGAGGTGCCCTTGATACAAGACAGTGAGGCAGAGGGCTCGGAAACGTTTTCAGTGGTGCTCTCCAATCCAGTGGGTGTTGCACTGTCGGACGCCACCGCCATAGGCACCATCAATGACGACGAGATTTCAGCTTGCGGCAAACCCAGTTTCGATTCCGCCACGACGGAGGCTCTGTTTGTATGGCAGGACTGTGATAGCGGAGAGTGGAGCATGCAGGTCACCGGCGGCGGTAACAGCAAGGGTGCCACTTATCTGGGGTGGGTCGAGACAGATCAACAGTTGACCAACCTGTCTGAGTATTCTTTTGAAAGCTCTGATACGCTGGAACTCAACGCCGCGGCGACCCGCCTTCAATATCAGTTAAAGGTCTGGAACAAAGCGCTGGATGGCTTTTCTTTTGAAGTGGACCACCGTGCCAGCGCCTGTTTCTCTTCCCTTGCGTCCTCTTCCGGCGCTGGTGCCACGGTCTATCTCGGGGCGGCACAGTATCCGGTAACCACGCCGTTTGACCTGAACACACTGGGCAAGTGCCAGTCTAACGGGGACGTTAACAAGCCCAATTTTATCGTGATTCTGACGGACGACCAGCGTTTCGATACCTTGTGGGCGATGCCCATCCTGCAGGAAAAAGTGCAATCCAAAGGCACCACATTTGAGCGCGCTTATGTATCGACGCCGCTTTGCTGCCCCTCACGGGGAGCGTTTTTTACCGGGTTTTACCCCTACAATACCGGGGTGCTTGGTAACCCGGGTGATAATGGGGGGGCTGCGTTATTCCAGGATGGCAATACGCTGGCGGTTGCCATGCAGGAGGGGGGCTATCGCACCCAGTTTGTCGGCAAATACCTCAATGGTTATGCGCCCAAGTACGTGCCACCGGGCTGGTCTAGCTGGACCGCGAATAACAGAGGGCCTGCGGGGGATGACTGGAATAGCTTCGACGTTACGCGTGGTTCCAGTGGCAGTTCGTCCTCAGTCGGACAGAGTGTTCACATTGAACAATATGTGACGAATTTCCACCGGGACGAAGTGTTGTCGTTTCTCGGGCAGGTTGGGCAAGACCCGTTCTTTATTGTTTTGGCGCCTTATGCGCCGCATGCCCCGGCCACCCCGGATGCCCCGGACACGGCACTTTTCAGTGACTATGTTTACCGTGGCCGCAGTTATCACGAGTCCGACCTCAGTGATAAGCCCTATTGGGTTGCGAATCCTAACGCCTTTTCCGTGTTGAAAAACCCGGACGATGAATTCCACCGGGATATGTTGAGGTCGTTGCAATCCGTCGACCGCTCCATAGGCGATATCCATGACATGCTGGCTCAGTTAGGGAAGCTGGATAACACCGTCATTATTTTTACTTCGGATAATGGTTTTCTCTGGGGCGAACACAGCATTACTGAGAAAGGCAACGCTTACGAAGAGTCTCTGCTGGTGCCGCTGGTGATGGCGGGTCCGGGAATACCCGTGACGACGGACTCTGAGCATTTGGTCTCTCCCGATCTTGATGTGGCCGCGACGGTAATCGATATGGCTGGTATTGACAGGCCTCAGGCAGATGGTCTCAGTCTGACCCCGCTGTTCGGTCAAGGGAATGTGGATTGGCGTGATGTCCTCGTGCATCAGAGTTGGGGCCGGCATCCGGGCGCATACGGCGTGTGGTCAGCCATATCGAATGGTCGCTGGAAGTTCATAGATAACCCCAATGGCGTTACCGATGAGCTATACGATCTGCAAAATGATCCGTTCGAAGAGGAAAACCAAATTAAAAACAGCGCTCATAGCGCGATTAAAAATTCACTTGCCCAGATGCTTGCTGAAAATCGTGGTGTTTCTACCACGGTATTTGATGCGCCGGGCGGCAAAGTCGGCGAGCGCTATTCCTTTACTCTCAGTGCCTGGGGCGGAACACCCCCTTATAAATGGTCGATATATAATGGGAGGCTGCCGGCAGGTCTGTCTTTAAGTCAGTCGGGCGTCATAAGTGGTATCCCCACTGAAGCGGGTTCGAAAACGTTTAAACTGAAAGTAGTAAGCCAGGCTACGGCAACACAGAGCGGAACGATTCAGCGTCACGTGGAAGACTTTACTATTGTCATTGATCCCTAG